A single Garra rufa chromosome 9, GarRuf1.0, whole genome shotgun sequence DNA region contains:
- the maneal gene encoding glycoprotein endo-alpha-1,2-mannosidase-like protein, with amino-acid sequence MNRLRRKACVALLLFTLFIFGTMMGLRTLKPTDGFSDLAPGMELMPLVGERMDQRPNHVAESAGQNGVGGSDTKIVFSNSGPDHSIFYDIHIFYYLWYGSPQMDGSYIHWDHVLVPHWDPKIAASHPKGRHNPPDDIASSYYPELGPYSSRDPDVIESHMAQIEAAAAGVVVLSWYPPGVADEHGKPTEDLVPAVMDAAHRHSIKVAFHLQPYKGRTDLSVHDNIKYIIDKYGDHGAFYRFKSSTGKILPLFYVYDSYLTPPEAWAELLTIRGSHSLRGTPYDGIFIALIVEERHKQDILAGGFDGMYTYFASNGFSFGSSHQNWKAIKAFCDKNNLLFVPSAGPGYMDTAVRPWNNHNSRNRVNGRYYETSLQAAMSIRPDIITVTSFNEWHEGTQIERAVPKKTVARLYLDYKPHQPDHYLELTRKWAEHFSKEKEQWLM; translated from the exons ATGAACAGGTTACGCAGGAAAGCGTGCGTGGCTCTTCTGTTGTTCACTTTGTTCATTTTTGGTACTATGATGGGCCTACGAACCCTCAAACCCACTGATGGCTTCTCGGATCTTGCTCCAGGAATGGAGTTGATGCCTTTGGTTGGAGAGCGTATGGACCAGAGACCCAATCACGTTGCTGAATCTGCTGGTCAGAATGGTGTTGGGGGCAGTGACACCAAAATAGTGTTCTCCAACTCTGGCCCCGACCACAGCATATTCTATGACATTCACATCTTCTATTACTTATGGTATGGCTCGCCGCAGATGGATGGTAGTTATATACACTGGGACCATGTACTGGTACCTCACTGGGACCCCAAAATAGCTGCCAGTCACCCTAAAGGACGACACAATCCTCCAGACGACATTGCGTCCAGTTATTACCCAGAACTGGGACCCTACAGCTCCAGAGATCCAGATGTCATTGAATCCCACATGGCGCAAATCGAAGCTGCGGCTGCAG GTGTGGTGGTCCTGTCCTGGTATCCTCCTGGTGTGGCAGATGAACATGGCAAACCCACAGAGGATCTAGTGCCAGCTGTAATGGACGCTGCCCATAGACACAGTATCAAG GTTGCGTTTCACCTGCAGCCCTACAAAGGCCGGACGGATCTCAGTGTGCATGACAACATCAAATACATCATTGACAA ATACGGGGATCATGGGGCTTTCTACAGGTTCAAGTCTAGCACTGGGAAGATCCTTCCACTCTTTTATGTGTACGACTCCTACCTTACCCCACCGGAGGCCTGGGCTGAGCTGCTGACCATCAGAGGCTCTCACAGTCTCAGAGGAACTCCTTACGATGGCATCTTCATTGCCCTCATTGTAGAGGAGCGTCACAAGCAGGACATCCTAGCTGGTGGGTTTGATGGCATGTACACCTACTTTGCTTCTAATGGCTTTTCCTTTGGATCTTCTCACCAGAACTGGAAAGCAATCAAAGCTTTTTGTGACAAGAACAACTTGCTGTTTGTGCCTAGCGCTGGACCTGGTTATATGGACACCGCCGTCCGGCCATGGAACAACCACAACTCACGCAACCGAGTGAATGGGCGATATTACGAGACTTCTTTGCAGGCAGCGATGTCCATACGGCCTGATATCATCACAGTAACGTCATTTAATGAGTGGCATGAAGGAACTCAGATCGAGAGAGCTGTGCCTAAGAAGACTGTGGCCCGTCTGTATTTGGACTACAAACCCCATCAGCCAGACCACTACCTGGAGCTCACCAGGAAGTGGGCGGAACATTTCAGTAAGGAGAAAGAGCAGTGGCTTATGTGA